In Equus asinus isolate D_3611 breed Donkey chromosome 13, EquAss-T2T_v2, whole genome shotgun sequence, one DNA window encodes the following:
- the EPN3 gene encoding epsin-3 isoform X3 — MTTSALRRQVKNIVHNYSEAEVKVREATSNDPWGPPSSLMSEIADLTFNTVAFAEVMGMLWRRLNDSGKNWRHVYKALTLLDYLLKTGSERVAHQCRENLYTIQTLKDFQYIDRDGKDQGVNVREKVKQVMALLKDEERLRQERTHALKTKERMALEGTGIGSGQLGFSRRHGDDYGRSRSSPSSYNSSSSSPRYTSDLEQARPQTSGEEELQLQLALAMSREEAEKEVRSWRGDDSPMANGAGATARCWQDREPAREERKEEKLKTSQSSILDLADIFTAALVPPSTHCSADPWDIPGLRPSTEPSGSSWGPSADPWSPIPSGSALSRSQPWDLPPVLSSSEPWGRTPVLPAGLPTTDPWAQKSPHHKLPNTGADPWGPSVETSNKPGLLEWKGVSPVPTLFARPSHLPLPPSLALGGTSTFDPFAKPPESTETKEGLECAQALPSGKPSSPVELDLFGDPIPSSKQNGTKEPDAFDLGVLEEALAQPSKEARACRTPESFLGPSASSLVNLDSLVKVPQAAKTRNPFLTGLSAPSPTNPFGGGEQGRPTLNQMRSGSPAQGLASGGPAGAPSGSMTYSASLPLPLSSVPAGVTLPASVSVFPQAGAFTPPPASLQQPLLPTSGSAGPLHPPPQASTNPFL; from the exons ATGACGACCTCAGCACTGCGGCGCCAGGTAAAGAACATCGTGCACAACTACTCTGAGGCAGAGGTCAAGGTCCGCGAGGCCACCAGCAATGACCCGTGGGGCCCGCCCAGCTCGCTCATGTCGGAGATTGCTGACCTGACTTTCAACACAGTGGCCTTCGCCGAGGTCATGGGCATGCTGTGGCGGCGGCTCAATGACAGCGGCAAGAACTGGCGGCACGTGTACAAGGCGCTGACGCTGCTGGACTACCTGCTCAAGACGGGCTCCGAGCGGGTGGCCCACCAGTGCCGCGAGAACCTCTACACCATCCAGACACTCAAGGACTTCCAGTACATCGACCGCGACGGCAAGGACCAGGGCGTCAACGTGCGCGAGAAGGTCAAGCAGGTGATGGCTCTGCTCAAGGACGAGGAGCGCCTGCGGCAGGAGCGGACCCACGCCCTCAAGACCAAGGAGCGCATGGCGCTGGAGGGCACGGGCATCGGCAGCGGGCAGCTGGGCTTCAGCCGCCGCCATGGCGATGACTACGGCCGCTCACGCAGTTCCCCTTCCTCCTACAACT CCTCCTCCTCATCCCCCCGCTACACCTCCGACCTGGAGCAGGCCCGGCCCCAGACGTCAGGAGAAGAGGAGCTGCAGCTGCAGCTGGCCCTGGCCATGAGCCGTGAGGAGGCCGAGAAG GAGGTGAGGTCCTGGCGGGGAGATGACTCCCCGATGGCCAATGGTGCTGGGGCCACAGCCCGCTGTTGGCAGGACAGAGAGCCcgcaagagaagagaggaaggaagagaagctgAAAACCAGCCAG TCCTCCATCCTGGACTTGGCGGACATCTTCACAGCCGCCCTGGTCCCGCCCTCCACACACTGCTCTGCTGACCCATGGGACATCCCAG GTCTCAGGCCAAGCACAGAACCCAGCGGCTCCTCCTGGGGGCCTTCTGCAGACCCCTGGTCTCCCATCCCCTCGGGAAGTGCCCTGTCCCgaagccagccctgggacttgccCCCTGTGCTCTCCTCCTCTGAGCCCTGGGGCCGGACCCCAGTGCTGCCTGCTGGACTGCCCACCACAGACCCCTGGGCACAGAAGTCCCCCCACCACAAACTTCCCAACACTGGCGCTGACCCTTGGGGGCCTTCGGTGGAGACCTCCAACAAACCTG GGCTGCTTGAATGGAAAGGGGTCAGTCCAGTGCCTACCCTTTTCGCCAGGCCATCTcatctgcctcttcctccttcactAGCTCTTGGTGGTACCTCGACCTTTGACCCATTTGCCAAACCTCCAGAATCCACAGAGACCAAGGAAGGGCTAGAGtgtgcccaggccctgccctctgggaagcCCAGCAGCCCTGTGG AGCTGGACCTGTTTGGAGACCCCATCCCCAGTTCCAAGCAAAATGGCACAAAGGAGCCAGATGCCTTTGACCTGGGTGTACTGGAGGAAGCGCTAGCCCAGCCCAGTAAGGAGGCCCGAGCTTGCCGGACTCCTGAGTCTTTCCTGGGCCCCTCAGCCTCTTCTCTGGTCAACCTAGACTCATTAGTCAAGGTGCCCCAGGCTGCAAAGACCCGGAACCCCTTCCTGACAG GTCTCAGCGCTCCGTCCCCCACCAACCCGTTCGGCGGGGGCGAGCAGGGCAGGCCGACCCTGAACCAGATGCGCAGCGGGTCGCCGGCGCAGGGCCTGGCGTCGGGCGGGCCAGCCGGGGCGCCCTCGGGCTCCATGACCTACAgcgcctccctgcccctcccgctCAGCAGCGTGCCAGCCGGCGTGACCCTCCCCGCCTCGGTCAGCGTCTTCCCGCAGGCTGGCGCCTTCACGCCGCCGCCAGCGAGCCTGCAGCAGCCGCTGCTGCCCACGTCGGGGTCGGCGGGGCCGCTCCACCCGCCCCCGCAGGCCAGCACCAACCCCTTCCTCTGA
- the EPN3 gene encoding epsin-3 isoform X1 yields MTTSALRRQVKNIVHNYSEAEVKVREATSNDPWGPPSSLMSEIADLTFNTVAFAEVMGMLWRRLNDSGKNWRHVYKALTLLDYLLKTGSERVAHQCRENLYTIQTLKDFQYIDRDGKDQGVNVREKVKQVMALLKDEERLRQERTHALKTKERMALEGTGIGSGQLGFSRRHGDDYGRSRSSPSSYNSSSSSPRYTSDLEQARPQTSGEEELQLQLALAMSREEAEKPVPPASHRDEDLQLQLALRLSQQEHEKEVRSWRGDDSPMANGAGATARCWQDREPAREERKEEKLKTSQSSILDLADIFTAALVPPSTHCSADPWDIPGLRPSTEPSGSSWGPSADPWSPIPSGSALSRSQPWDLPPVLSSSEPWGRTPVLPAGLPTTDPWAQKSPHHKLPNTGADPWGPSVETSNKPGLLEWKGVSPVPTLFARPSHLPLPPSLALGGTSTFDPFAKPPESTETKEGLECAQALPSGKPSSPVELDLFGDPIPSSKQNGTKEPDAFDLGVLEEALAQPSKEARACRTPESFLGPSASSLVNLDSLVKVPQAAKTRNPFLTGLSAPSPTNPFGGGEQGRPTLNQMRSGSPAQGLASGGPAGAPSGSMTYSASLPLPLSSVPAGVTLPASVSVFPQAGAFTPPPASLQQPLLPTSGSAGPLHPPPQASTNPFL; encoded by the exons ATGACGACCTCAGCACTGCGGCGCCAGGTAAAGAACATCGTGCACAACTACTCTGAGGCAGAGGTCAAGGTCCGCGAGGCCACCAGCAATGACCCGTGGGGCCCGCCCAGCTCGCTCATGTCGGAGATTGCTGACCTGACTTTCAACACAGTGGCCTTCGCCGAGGTCATGGGCATGCTGTGGCGGCGGCTCAATGACAGCGGCAAGAACTGGCGGCACGTGTACAAGGCGCTGACGCTGCTGGACTACCTGCTCAAGACGGGCTCCGAGCGGGTGGCCCACCAGTGCCGCGAGAACCTCTACACCATCCAGACACTCAAGGACTTCCAGTACATCGACCGCGACGGCAAGGACCAGGGCGTCAACGTGCGCGAGAAGGTCAAGCAGGTGATGGCTCTGCTCAAGGACGAGGAGCGCCTGCGGCAGGAGCGGACCCACGCCCTCAAGACCAAGGAGCGCATGGCGCTGGAGGGCACGGGCATCGGCAGCGGGCAGCTGGGCTTCAGCCGCCGCCATGGCGATGACTACGGCCGCTCACGCAGTTCCCCTTCCTCCTACAACT CCTCCTCCTCATCCCCCCGCTACACCTCCGACCTGGAGCAGGCCCGGCCCCAGACGTCAGGAGAAGAGGAGCTGCAGCTGCAGCTGGCCCTGGCCATGAGCCGTGAGGAGGCCGAGAAG CCAGTCCCCCCAGCCTCCCACAGGGATGAGGACCTGCAGCTGCAGCTGGCTCTGCGCCTGAGCCAGCAGGAGCATGAGAAG GAGGTGAGGTCCTGGCGGGGAGATGACTCCCCGATGGCCAATGGTGCTGGGGCCACAGCCCGCTGTTGGCAGGACAGAGAGCCcgcaagagaagagaggaaggaagagaagctgAAAACCAGCCAG TCCTCCATCCTGGACTTGGCGGACATCTTCACAGCCGCCCTGGTCCCGCCCTCCACACACTGCTCTGCTGACCCATGGGACATCCCAG GTCTCAGGCCAAGCACAGAACCCAGCGGCTCCTCCTGGGGGCCTTCTGCAGACCCCTGGTCTCCCATCCCCTCGGGAAGTGCCCTGTCCCgaagccagccctgggacttgccCCCTGTGCTCTCCTCCTCTGAGCCCTGGGGCCGGACCCCAGTGCTGCCTGCTGGACTGCCCACCACAGACCCCTGGGCACAGAAGTCCCCCCACCACAAACTTCCCAACACTGGCGCTGACCCTTGGGGGCCTTCGGTGGAGACCTCCAACAAACCTG GGCTGCTTGAATGGAAAGGGGTCAGTCCAGTGCCTACCCTTTTCGCCAGGCCATCTcatctgcctcttcctccttcactAGCTCTTGGTGGTACCTCGACCTTTGACCCATTTGCCAAACCTCCAGAATCCACAGAGACCAAGGAAGGGCTAGAGtgtgcccaggccctgccctctgggaagcCCAGCAGCCCTGTGG AGCTGGACCTGTTTGGAGACCCCATCCCCAGTTCCAAGCAAAATGGCACAAAGGAGCCAGATGCCTTTGACCTGGGTGTACTGGAGGAAGCGCTAGCCCAGCCCAGTAAGGAGGCCCGAGCTTGCCGGACTCCTGAGTCTTTCCTGGGCCCCTCAGCCTCTTCTCTGGTCAACCTAGACTCATTAGTCAAGGTGCCCCAGGCTGCAAAGACCCGGAACCCCTTCCTGACAG GTCTCAGCGCTCCGTCCCCCACCAACCCGTTCGGCGGGGGCGAGCAGGGCAGGCCGACCCTGAACCAGATGCGCAGCGGGTCGCCGGCGCAGGGCCTGGCGTCGGGCGGGCCAGCCGGGGCGCCCTCGGGCTCCATGACCTACAgcgcctccctgcccctcccgctCAGCAGCGTGCCAGCCGGCGTGACCCTCCCCGCCTCGGTCAGCGTCTTCCCGCAGGCTGGCGCCTTCACGCCGCCGCCAGCGAGCCTGCAGCAGCCGCTGCTGCCCACGTCGGGGTCGGCGGGGCCGCTCCACCCGCCCCCGCAGGCCAGCACCAACCCCTTCCTCTGA
- the EPN3 gene encoding epsin-3 isoform X4: protein MTTSALRRQVKNIVHNYSEAEVKVREATSNDPWGPPSSLMSEIADLTFNTVAFAEVMGMLWRRLNDSGKNWRHVYKALTLLDYLLKTGSERVAHQCRENLYTIQTLKDFQYIDRDGKDQGVNVREKVKQVMALLKDEERLRQERTHALKTKERMALEGTGIGSGQLGFSRRHGDDYGRSRSSPSSYNSSSSSPRYTSDLEQARPQTSGEEELQLQLALAMSREEAEKEVRSWRGDDSPMANGAGATARCWQDREPAREERKEEKLKTSQSSILDLADIFTAALVPPSTHCSADPWDIPGLRPSTEPSGSSWGPSADPWSPIPSGSALSRSQPWDLPPVLSSSEPWGRTPVLPAGLPTTDPWAQKSPHHKLPNTGADPWGPSVETSNKPALGGTSTFDPFAKPPESTETKEGLECAQALPSGKPSSPVELDLFGDPIPSSKQNGTKEPDAFDLGVLEEALAQPSKEARACRTPESFLGPSASSLVNLDSLVKVPQAAKTRNPFLTGLSAPSPTNPFGGGEQGRPTLNQMRSGSPAQGLASGGPAGAPSGSMTYSASLPLPLSSVPAGVTLPASVSVFPQAGAFTPPPASLQQPLLPTSGSAGPLHPPPQASTNPFL from the exons ATGACGACCTCAGCACTGCGGCGCCAGGTAAAGAACATCGTGCACAACTACTCTGAGGCAGAGGTCAAGGTCCGCGAGGCCACCAGCAATGACCCGTGGGGCCCGCCCAGCTCGCTCATGTCGGAGATTGCTGACCTGACTTTCAACACAGTGGCCTTCGCCGAGGTCATGGGCATGCTGTGGCGGCGGCTCAATGACAGCGGCAAGAACTGGCGGCACGTGTACAAGGCGCTGACGCTGCTGGACTACCTGCTCAAGACGGGCTCCGAGCGGGTGGCCCACCAGTGCCGCGAGAACCTCTACACCATCCAGACACTCAAGGACTTCCAGTACATCGACCGCGACGGCAAGGACCAGGGCGTCAACGTGCGCGAGAAGGTCAAGCAGGTGATGGCTCTGCTCAAGGACGAGGAGCGCCTGCGGCAGGAGCGGACCCACGCCCTCAAGACCAAGGAGCGCATGGCGCTGGAGGGCACGGGCATCGGCAGCGGGCAGCTGGGCTTCAGCCGCCGCCATGGCGATGACTACGGCCGCTCACGCAGTTCCCCTTCCTCCTACAACT CCTCCTCCTCATCCCCCCGCTACACCTCCGACCTGGAGCAGGCCCGGCCCCAGACGTCAGGAGAAGAGGAGCTGCAGCTGCAGCTGGCCCTGGCCATGAGCCGTGAGGAGGCCGAGAAG GAGGTGAGGTCCTGGCGGGGAGATGACTCCCCGATGGCCAATGGTGCTGGGGCCACAGCCCGCTGTTGGCAGGACAGAGAGCCcgcaagagaagagaggaaggaagagaagctgAAAACCAGCCAG TCCTCCATCCTGGACTTGGCGGACATCTTCACAGCCGCCCTGGTCCCGCCCTCCACACACTGCTCTGCTGACCCATGGGACATCCCAG GTCTCAGGCCAAGCACAGAACCCAGCGGCTCCTCCTGGGGGCCTTCTGCAGACCCCTGGTCTCCCATCCCCTCGGGAAGTGCCCTGTCCCgaagccagccctgggacttgccCCCTGTGCTCTCCTCCTCTGAGCCCTGGGGCCGGACCCCAGTGCTGCCTGCTGGACTGCCCACCACAGACCCCTGGGCACAGAAGTCCCCCCACCACAAACTTCCCAACACTGGCGCTGACCCTTGGGGGCCTTCGGTGGAGACCTCCAACAAACCTG CTCTTGGTGGTACCTCGACCTTTGACCCATTTGCCAAACCTCCAGAATCCACAGAGACCAAGGAAGGGCTAGAGtgtgcccaggccctgccctctgggaagcCCAGCAGCCCTGTGG AGCTGGACCTGTTTGGAGACCCCATCCCCAGTTCCAAGCAAAATGGCACAAAGGAGCCAGATGCCTTTGACCTGGGTGTACTGGAGGAAGCGCTAGCCCAGCCCAGTAAGGAGGCCCGAGCTTGCCGGACTCCTGAGTCTTTCCTGGGCCCCTCAGCCTCTTCTCTGGTCAACCTAGACTCATTAGTCAAGGTGCCCCAGGCTGCAAAGACCCGGAACCCCTTCCTGACAG GTCTCAGCGCTCCGTCCCCCACCAACCCGTTCGGCGGGGGCGAGCAGGGCAGGCCGACCCTGAACCAGATGCGCAGCGGGTCGCCGGCGCAGGGCCTGGCGTCGGGCGGGCCAGCCGGGGCGCCCTCGGGCTCCATGACCTACAgcgcctccctgcccctcccgctCAGCAGCGTGCCAGCCGGCGTGACCCTCCCCGCCTCGGTCAGCGTCTTCCCGCAGGCTGGCGCCTTCACGCCGCCGCCAGCGAGCCTGCAGCAGCCGCTGCTGCCCACGTCGGGGTCGGCGGGGCCGCTCCACCCGCCCCCGCAGGCCAGCACCAACCCCTTCCTCTGA
- the EPN3 gene encoding epsin-3 isoform X2, giving the protein MTTSALRRQVKNIVHNYSEAEVKVREATSNDPWGPPSSLMSEIADLTFNTVAFAEVMGMLWRRLNDSGKNWRHVYKALTLLDYLLKTGSERVAHQCRENLYTIQTLKDFQYIDRDGKDQGVNVREKVKQVMALLKDEERLRQERTHALKTKERMALEGTGIGSGQLGFSRRHGDDYGRSRSSPSSYNSSSSSPRYTSDLEQARPQTSGEEELQLQLALAMSREEAEKPVPPASHRDEDLQLQLALRLSQQEHEKEVRSWRGDDSPMANGAGATARCWQDREPAREERKEEKLKTSQSSILDLADIFTAALVPPSTHCSADPWDIPGLRPSTEPSGSSWGPSADPWSPIPSGSALSRSQPWDLPPVLSSSEPWGRTPVLPAGLPTTDPWAQKSPHHKLPNTGADPWGPSVETSNKPALGGTSTFDPFAKPPESTETKEGLECAQALPSGKPSSPVELDLFGDPIPSSKQNGTKEPDAFDLGVLEEALAQPSKEARACRTPESFLGPSASSLVNLDSLVKVPQAAKTRNPFLTGLSAPSPTNPFGGGEQGRPTLNQMRSGSPAQGLASGGPAGAPSGSMTYSASLPLPLSSVPAGVTLPASVSVFPQAGAFTPPPASLQQPLLPTSGSAGPLHPPPQASTNPFL; this is encoded by the exons ATGACGACCTCAGCACTGCGGCGCCAGGTAAAGAACATCGTGCACAACTACTCTGAGGCAGAGGTCAAGGTCCGCGAGGCCACCAGCAATGACCCGTGGGGCCCGCCCAGCTCGCTCATGTCGGAGATTGCTGACCTGACTTTCAACACAGTGGCCTTCGCCGAGGTCATGGGCATGCTGTGGCGGCGGCTCAATGACAGCGGCAAGAACTGGCGGCACGTGTACAAGGCGCTGACGCTGCTGGACTACCTGCTCAAGACGGGCTCCGAGCGGGTGGCCCACCAGTGCCGCGAGAACCTCTACACCATCCAGACACTCAAGGACTTCCAGTACATCGACCGCGACGGCAAGGACCAGGGCGTCAACGTGCGCGAGAAGGTCAAGCAGGTGATGGCTCTGCTCAAGGACGAGGAGCGCCTGCGGCAGGAGCGGACCCACGCCCTCAAGACCAAGGAGCGCATGGCGCTGGAGGGCACGGGCATCGGCAGCGGGCAGCTGGGCTTCAGCCGCCGCCATGGCGATGACTACGGCCGCTCACGCAGTTCCCCTTCCTCCTACAACT CCTCCTCCTCATCCCCCCGCTACACCTCCGACCTGGAGCAGGCCCGGCCCCAGACGTCAGGAGAAGAGGAGCTGCAGCTGCAGCTGGCCCTGGCCATGAGCCGTGAGGAGGCCGAGAAG CCAGTCCCCCCAGCCTCCCACAGGGATGAGGACCTGCAGCTGCAGCTGGCTCTGCGCCTGAGCCAGCAGGAGCATGAGAAG GAGGTGAGGTCCTGGCGGGGAGATGACTCCCCGATGGCCAATGGTGCTGGGGCCACAGCCCGCTGTTGGCAGGACAGAGAGCCcgcaagagaagagaggaaggaagagaagctgAAAACCAGCCAG TCCTCCATCCTGGACTTGGCGGACATCTTCACAGCCGCCCTGGTCCCGCCCTCCACACACTGCTCTGCTGACCCATGGGACATCCCAG GTCTCAGGCCAAGCACAGAACCCAGCGGCTCCTCCTGGGGGCCTTCTGCAGACCCCTGGTCTCCCATCCCCTCGGGAAGTGCCCTGTCCCgaagccagccctgggacttgccCCCTGTGCTCTCCTCCTCTGAGCCCTGGGGCCGGACCCCAGTGCTGCCTGCTGGACTGCCCACCACAGACCCCTGGGCACAGAAGTCCCCCCACCACAAACTTCCCAACACTGGCGCTGACCCTTGGGGGCCTTCGGTGGAGACCTCCAACAAACCTG CTCTTGGTGGTACCTCGACCTTTGACCCATTTGCCAAACCTCCAGAATCCACAGAGACCAAGGAAGGGCTAGAGtgtgcccaggccctgccctctgggaagcCCAGCAGCCCTGTGG AGCTGGACCTGTTTGGAGACCCCATCCCCAGTTCCAAGCAAAATGGCACAAAGGAGCCAGATGCCTTTGACCTGGGTGTACTGGAGGAAGCGCTAGCCCAGCCCAGTAAGGAGGCCCGAGCTTGCCGGACTCCTGAGTCTTTCCTGGGCCCCTCAGCCTCTTCTCTGGTCAACCTAGACTCATTAGTCAAGGTGCCCCAGGCTGCAAAGACCCGGAACCCCTTCCTGACAG GTCTCAGCGCTCCGTCCCCCACCAACCCGTTCGGCGGGGGCGAGCAGGGCAGGCCGACCCTGAACCAGATGCGCAGCGGGTCGCCGGCGCAGGGCCTGGCGTCGGGCGGGCCAGCCGGGGCGCCCTCGGGCTCCATGACCTACAgcgcctccctgcccctcccgctCAGCAGCGTGCCAGCCGGCGTGACCCTCCCCGCCTCGGTCAGCGTCTTCCCGCAGGCTGGCGCCTTCACGCCGCCGCCAGCGAGCCTGCAGCAGCCGCTGCTGCCCACGTCGGGGTCGGCGGGGCCGCTCCACCCGCCCCCGCAGGCCAGCACCAACCCCTTCCTCTGA